In Raphanus sativus cultivar WK10039 chromosome 5, ASM80110v3, whole genome shotgun sequence, the following proteins share a genomic window:
- the LOC130494884 gene encoding uncharacterized protein LOC130494884, giving the protein MSRTILLLDLFDATQPGSEEEEQWRISRLTVSRSSQQTGSLSCESLTWTSRSCIALAGGGGAGGHGIPNVIVICRADLETNSLSEQPVGGVVVTCLPYRMAASLMLKRLYLRCIVILTCFNCHLCLKVESFTFWVVESYE; this is encoded by the exons ATGTCAAG aaccaTTCTTCTTCTCGATCTATTCGACGCGACGCAACCTGGCTCAGAAGAGGAGGAGCAATGGCGAATAAGCAGACTTACGGTTTCCCGATCTTCGCAGCAGACTGGATCCCTGAGCTGCGAGTCTTTGACGTGGACCTCCCGGAGCTGCATCGCGTTGGCAGGCGGAGGCGGAGCTGGGGGACACGGGATACCTAACGTCATCGTAATCTGTCGTGCTGATCTCGAAACCAATTCTCTATCGGAACAACCT GTGGGTGGGGTTGTGGTCACTTGTCTTCCATATAGAATGGCTGCTTCATTGATGCTTAAGAGATTGTATTTGCGTTGTATTGTGATTTTGACTTGTTTTAATTGTCATCTATGTTTGAAAGTTGAAAGCTTTACCTTCTGGGTAGTTGAATCTTATGAATAA